The DNA window gatcaaagatgagtgccacttgccttgctctggcccctggggaacttcggcgacgatctcgaagtaaaccggttcttcggcggggtccgaatctaagcgacaaagcacaaaaataaataaaacaggcacaaactctactaaaacagcaaaagaaagtaatttttaatggattcttgacaattttaagaatttaatgaaatttgaatggacctaaacggagactagatgaattacttatgaattttagaagttttctgggttttttaactaaacagaaaagtcctaaatcaattattgtgcaattaatggggctactgacgtcagcgaggagagaggaggcgctgacgggtggggaccacatgtcggtgagggagagaggggaggagaggctgacgggtgggacccgccggGAGGAGTGAGGGGAGGGGGTCGGCGTGCGGCTGACGGGTTGGGCCCGCACGGCACAGAGAGGGGGGAAAaggaggaggggtggccgacgggtgggtcccatcGGTCAGTGAGGGGAAACAGGGGAACGGGGAAGGGAGGttcggccgacggcgacgaccggcgtccggtgaCGGCGCACGACGCAcgaccgagacggcggcgacggattGGCGCGGTGACGGCAACGAGCGATGAGTGCGAGCGCgtacgggcgcgggtggcggcggcttgacgacggcgtcgcgaaggcgacgacgacggcgacgggtggcgacgacgacgaatgccgcacacgtccggcgatggcgtgcggctcggtggcggtcggccagggaggaaaagagagaggggaggaggaaggaggcgctcaccggcggcggcgacggtgcgggtgagtcggcgaggtcgaggcggaggtggtgacgcgggtgggcgcggttgatcggcgatggcggcggagatcgatcggcggcggcgaggagcggcggcttgAGTGGCGGGCGAAAatcggcgaggcggcgcgggagaggggaatttatagggtggcggcgccggctagggcggggcggtggttgcggaggagaccgagtcggcgacgagccgGATTCGGCGGTGGTGGTTGCGGCGGAGGGGTTGGagtcggcggcagcgcggcgcgggctcagactcggccggcgcgggcgcaggcgcgatcgctgacaggcgggccccgcctgtcagcggcgcaaaggaggagggaagtggcggcggacttcgcgggcgggcgcgggcgtgctgggccgagcggcggcccagggggaaaaaggaggcgcgcgcgggcgaggcCGGCTCGGTTGGGCcggaggtgggccggctcggctgggccggcccgggaaggaggagaggaaaaagaaaaggaaaaaaaggaaggggaggaaaattggacttcggcccaatttgagaaagaagggaaaaagaaaggaaaaaggagggaaaaaggaaagatccacttttgccgagttttaaattaatttgtttggccaaattttatacttctagaatttgagtttaaatccagttagtcgatttgcgaacctcgatttattgaattaagttcttttagagggatttttcctgagttaattaagccaattgttatttacggatttcttttacgaacttaggcttgggacaaaactccgggtgtgacaagtaaggtccttaatcgacccaGGCGAACGCTCCTCCTATCGGTGTACAACTAccaccatatgtacaccactcgccgtccaagtctaaaaacaaataatctcCATTTTCagttcacaatactcacacatttaaatttttgtccagcaacatcaaaataatcattttcacatataacatttatcaaaatgagtaatttgcaAGGAGATAACCGtaagcatatagcggcaatataagTATAGTATAATTCCAaagaacacaataattgtattcAAAAGtaccctatggttacaaccagcaaggattcaatatttcaagggGGTCATGCAGCAATtaggtcatatctaccattcccacatttgtataatttctttttaccaaaattaatactagctaatgTATGCATGTTtacaatagaatcatttagcccaacaaaacataggatcaataTTGTCAAAGGAGGGGCAGACTTGCCTTCTCCTGCAAACTTCTGAACCTGGTCATCAACAAACTcactctcttcttcttcgacgtgTTCTTCCTCTATGCAAAATACGtgtatacgataaatacaaaaattcataaaaccaaaatgcatgaaaatgcatgagacttatgcagtgagtgtgtCCTGGTCTCAGGTGATCTCTAGTGatggaatttttattttgtcactttgttttacagagatatgcattttaTAATTAAGAAGGTTTAAAAAgagctaagttttattaaacaatatttttgtacaGAAACGAACAAAATtccttttacaaagttacagagaATGATTTTTGAAAGTcaacagaagtggtttcacaatttttagagctatattcaatttgttatggatttaagAAGTTCTAGGCAACATTTatggagaaacaaaaataacgGAAAAGTTTGTATAGAAAGTAcctagttttatatttttataaaatagttcACAACTTTAtggatctaacaaaactggtttcacaatttctgaagttaaaatgaattttctacaaattttagaaatccTGCTCATTCTCTGCtttaaacaaaatagaaaTCAATTTTCGAACTTTAATTCCAGCCGTGTCCACATGTCATTGAAATGAGTTTTGCAGAGAGGCCCTCAGAAGTTGGGGGaatcaacccgcactcccttgcCACCTAAACAACAAGCTTCATTACGAGTCCctgttcttttgtttatttccaTCAAGGTCCTACTACAGTAATATATGTCTTGGCAGTTTTTAGATTGGACCTTAGAGTCGATTAAATTCAAGAAATGAAGTCCTTAGGTAGCTCACGATTGGTGCAGCCATGGTTGTGCTCAGTTTATAGCTCGCCGACGACGTTCAATGCATCGAATCAGTTCGagcacaaaagagaaaatatagagAACGTTCTTGCGCACCCggaagtggtggtggtgagggaaatGATGGTCCGTAGCCCATAAAACATGAGCTACAGCAGCGGTGTGTCTCGGTATGCtcatgcatgtgcatgtaAAGGCTTTGTTAGTGTGTGCAAGGTCTTGGCTAGTGCATGAGCTCTCTTATGGTACCagggtgctcaccaagcgGAGAAACGGAGGCAGCGAGGTCCAcggagcggcggagacggtggccgacggcgaggacggtgACGCCCTCCACGTGCTCGATGGATTGGTTCTAGTGCAAAAGGGATACGGGTGAGCTCTTCATGATGCGTAGATCACGTTCCAAagtagagaagagagagactCACCAGGTATGCACAACGATGACGGCTAAGTCGCCGGAGCCGGGGAAGATGGCCGAGCTCTAGCCATTCTATGCGTGGGGTGTGTTTTCTTGTACTTGGAACACGATGTGGGGAGTGTGCTCTTGCTCCTGTTATGTTGGCTTGAGAAATAAGTAAGAGTGGAGTAagggagtgagagagaggtggcTGGTGCACTCATAGTGTGCCTTGGTCATCCATTGGACATGGGGGACGGTGGATGCTGTGAGGAAAGAGTGGGAGACTATCATGTGGGTCTCAGGGGGTGTGGAGGCCACTTGTCAGTGAAAGAAATTCGAAAACAGCCTTAGAGACTAAGGAGGGTTGCCTATCAAAGATCTTTAGAGCGGATTCAAGAGAGATTGTGTGCAGCAAGAAATATGGGTTAGAGATCCTCTTGATTGAGGGTGATGTGGAGAATAAATGTGCTGAAGTGGTTTGGTTTAGAAGTCTATGATTTAGGTTTGATGAAGTGATGAACATGGGTTGACAGTATTGGTTAGCAGCAGTTGACAGTACAGTTAGAAGTTGATTGGATttttggagggagagaagaaagagtTAGAGATTGATCTAGGTTGTGCCGCTCATCAGGGTGTTAGAAGAAAGTTAGCagaagactttggctgaaaccaaacttcaaaaagaggttttgaaataaattttatagagagagcaagtttgaatctgctaagtagttttttaggattttggagagattaaaattaaaataaatcaacgaGTTAGCAAATCTTActgaaaaattatgaaaatttgtggGTCGAATTCTGACATATCaagttatttttgaaaatttttgcagaatttttagatacatataattactagattaattgttttttttgacTCTGGACATAtcattgcatgtgatgatgagatgattaagaaccaaaaacaattaaaatcactccacAACCACATGAcgtatttaaattaaatttagttatcAAGTTTACAGACTTGAATATGTTACATCTATCTGCATTACAACAAACTATCAAGACAGCACGCCATCGGTGGTATTATCATCGCCACACCCAAACCCAACCCCTCTCAATCTCAATGTGACGCACGCAACCACGCAGGAGCACGATGCTTGCGGGTGAAACAGGAGTGAGGAGTGCAGTGTCCCCGCCATCTATCCCACGCGCGAGCTCTCCCGTATAAAGCAGCGAGCGCCCGCTCGGTAGCCGAATCCAAGAAGAGACAGATAGCTCAGAGAGGGTCACCCACGCCGCGAGATGCTCCTCCTCGCTctccccctcgccggcgccgccgctgtcgccttcctcctcttcaAGTTCGCCACCGTCGATGGTGCTACCTCCCCCCTCCCGTCTTCCGTGCTCTCTTTCTTTccaatccttttcttttgggggTTTTCTCCGCTGTTTTGATTGGGATCAAACTAATCGGGTTCCTGCTCCTCTCCGTTCGTTCGTTCGTGGGGCAGGGGATCTCACGCTGGTGTCGCGCGGGGCGCCGCGACGGGAGAAGGTGGACGGCAAGGTCTGGCTcgcttctttctttctttctttctttctttctttctttctttctttctttctttctttctttctgatTTGATTTGTGTCTCTCTTTGCTGGGTTTTGCTCTCTCTGAAATATTCGACTCGATTTTTTGGTTTCTGTGATCGCGTTTCAGGTCGTGTGGATCACGGGAGCCAGCCGCGGGATAGGTGGGTGCACTCCTCTTCCTCGCGCTCTTGAATTCTTGAGTGATAAATCGGGTTACCTATGGCTATGGCTGAATTTGTGATCGCCATTCACCGGTACAGGGTTTCATTTGATGGACATGCTTATGGTTAGGGTCACCGTCCCAAATCTAATAAGTGTtatgaatgatgatgatgatacaTGTCTCTTTTCTAATCTCATAGatagataataataatatattatgtcAAAATTGATAGGGTAGATACGTAAACAGCTACTTTTGTGGGAATACCATTTTTGCTGGAATCCAGATTGCTAAGATATGTCCAGACTGCTAAGCTAGTAATTTATGCCCTGGACTGGATGTAACCAAACCATTTTAGTGTTGCTTATATAGTTCAAATATTAAGACATATTGATGACATATACAAAATGAATCTGTAACCCTTGCTCATATGTCATCAGTGCCACTATCGGTACATATGTTTCATTGATGAATGGCATTTCTGAAGGTTTAATGTGTTCTCTTCCATTGTGATATTATATGGTCAATTACTTTCACCTTAATCTAGATAGATATACTGTTAGGAGTCCATAAATCATTTTCAGTTTTGGCTATTGTACATATGTTGTTTTACCTACTAGAAAATAGTGTGGAAGTTGCATAGGATTTCACCAGAATAAGTTATAAATGGTTCATTGTAATTTCAGGGGAAGTTCTTGCAATGCAATTTGCTGCTTTAGGAGCAAAGCTGATATTATCTGCTCGTAACAGGGAGGAGCTTGAGAGAGTGAAACATAAGATCATCAGTAagttcgaaaaaaaaaatagctacaCTATTACTTGTATATTTGTTTAGTGGAGAGTGGAAGTGTGAAGTTCTGTCTGAGTCTAAGTTGCTACTGTTTTCCCCCTTACACTCCAAAGACAAGCATCCAGACAGCAGAGTTGAAGTATTACCCATGGATTTATCATCGGGCGAAGAATCTCTGAAAGAACATGTACATGCAGCAGAGTCACTCTTCTCTAATGCAGGCGTTGACTATATGATTCATAATGCAGCATTTGAACGTCCAGTGAGTATCATCAAGCTCATTTTCTGCTACAGTTCTTGCTTGCTAAATCCTTTCAAATCACATCACATTTTTTAAGGGCTATTAGTTTCATTTATCCAGCTTTTCAGGAATCTTATAAGCTGTCTATCTGCCCATTTAGCATCATATACTATGATCAGTTTGTGCTTCCTGAATGTATAAATTGAATTGCAGAAAAGGAGGGTTCTGGAAGAAACTGAAAAGGGCCTTAAGGTATATGAACTGCGTTTTACTTCTTTCTCTACATCTTTATCTGCAACCTAACTTTGTGCAAAATGTTCCTTGTTAGGCAGGCTACTTTTGATGTCAATGTCTTTGGTACTATTACTCTAACTAACCTTCTTGCACCCTCAATGATGGATAGAGGGATGGGCCATTTTGTTGTGGTAtgtctgaagtctgaacaatTTAGCACCAACCAATTAGAATTTAGTCAGCATAAAACTATCAGGATGTTAATTTACTCAACTCATTATTTACAGATGAGTAGTGCAGCTGGAAAGGTTCCTTCACCTGGCCAAGCTCTTTATTCGGCCTCCAAACATGCCCTCAATGGCTACTTTGCTTCTCTGCGCTCTGAGGTTAAATGTTATACCATTTTTATTAAGCCTGAACTATCTTACATTGTCTTGACTTGCGAATTAAATGAATATAAGCTCATCACTTCTGTTAGGACCAAGTATTTATGGATAGTTCTGTCTTCCCTTTGTCAAAACTCTagtgtgttttcttttcacaGCAACTGTAGTGATACTTTTCTGAGCAACAGAAATTTTTTCAGTTATATACCCTTCTCTATTGTATTGCAGACAGTGCTGTAAAAGTTGGTGGTAGGCGATAGATAGCCACCACGATTTTGCTTTAGGTGGCTGCCCTTCTTTGAGGGCTCTAGTGCTGTTGCCTGTTATATTGATGCTCTATTGTCTTCTGTTTATGTCATATGCTTACTGATTGCTTGGAAGCCCCTGGGCTAGTTAGTTGGTCCTTGGTGCTAGGAGCTAGCCCTGTGGAGCATCTAGCATCCAACGCCTTCTTGAACAATGATTGCAATTTGCATAGCACAAAATGGTTATTCaatctatttatgtttatgaacTTATACTATGTTGTATGTTGCAGTTATGTACAAAAGGCATTAAGGTTACTGTTGTCTGTCCTGGGCCAATTGAAACACCCCAATCTTCCAGTGCAACCTCTTCATCACAAAGACCATCTTCTGaggttctaatttttttattacagtcTTTCTTGATTTTTGCTGACAAACAGAAGGATTGCTTTACTAGGGAAAGGAATGGAACTATGCAAGTTCCTTTGTTCAATCCTAGCGTACCTGAGTAGAAACCGATTCAGCCATAAACGTTCATTGCATTGCTGTTGCAAAGGATTGAGCAGGAGCAAAATTTAGTTGATGTGATTCAtagtattataatatttacacTACAATATAGCTAAAAAAGTtatcttgtctagattcactaTAATCTTTTTCTGGTACTTCTCATAACAGATTCTCTCTTTTCCTAACATCTTGTAACCAATTACTTAACCAACTGTTAAAAGTTAGATGTTAAAAGTCATCCATGATCCCCCCTGCAGAAACGTGTTCCAGTGGAAAGATGTGCTGAACTGACAATTGTTGCAGCAACTCATGGACTAAAAGAAGCATGGATATCATACCAGGTGTATTTCATTTTCAACCTATTTGTTTCCACCACATCTTTAATTATAAAGATACTAAAGTACTTATATTTCCTTGCATCTTAATAATAGATTCATGGGGTACATTTCTCTATGCTTACCTGCCTGTACccaaacataaaatattatgttaGCCCCATGCATGTAAGCAACAGCATGTCACATCAACAACAGCATAGTTTACATCAAGAACAACAGCAACTCCCCTTTTACCTTTATTGCTATGCCTACTCTACTACGAGCATtgcatatcatatattttaataatctttttttttcaattatatcATCATTGTGATCTTCTGTGGTTTTGTTTGCAGCCTGTGCTAGGGGTTATGTACTTGGTGCAATACATGCCAACGGTTGGTCTCTGGCTTATGGACAAGGTATTTCCTGTCTCACCTTATTTTAGTGTAgtcatttttctttccctAGTGGTAAAGCTTTAACCACGGTTACATCGTCCAGTCACAAAGAAGACCTTCACATCACACATGGGTTTTGAACATGATATCTGAGCAACCATACCTTAAATATTCAGGTTTAGTTACCTTAAATACtcatgttatacatatatgaactTTATCAAGTTAAAACATGGAGACTGGAAATTAGAAAaagcaaaatgcattttttttaaaaaaagaaagattcCAGTCTCCATGTTGTACCTTGATAGATAGGAAAAACAAGATAAGTCTGAAGGGCTGAATACTGAAACAGTTATTTTGTTCTTTGAACGGCAACTGTTGTACAAATGTTTCAAATACATGCTCATTTATCTCCCTTTAGCAGTCTGTATATGAAATAAACACATAAAAGGAAGTACATTATTAACTGTTGAGTTCATTATTATGTTGGATCTAAATCTCTAGAAAAGTGCCCCATGCCTTTTTGCATTCTATTATTATCTTGAAATAtttagtactacctccattacCACCATTTCAtaacctccatttcataatgtaagatgtttgacttttttttacaacgtttgaccactcgtcttattcaaaaatttagtacaaatataaaaaaatgacaagttaagtttaaagttcttttgataataaagtaagtcacaagcaaaataaataaatattttcataattttttaaataagacaaatgattaaacattgtAAGGAAAAAAGTCAGCCATCCTACGTTATGAAAAAGAGGGAATACCTTACAGTTGCCCCCATAATTATTGTTCAATAAATTTTTCCCAGATTGGCGCGAAGCGTCTAGATGTTGCTGCAAAGAAAGGCAATGCATATAGTTGGAACCTCCTTTTCGGTGGCAAGAAGTCAGCATGATGAAATTGTTCATTAGGCAATGATAGGGGAGTCGGAAATGGTTGTATAAATTTGTGGATTCTGAAAACTTGGATTTGGCATTTCCTTTATCTACTACAGTTACAGTAGAACCTTACTGGAACAAGATTCCTACGTTACGTTATGAAGGAGCCCTTGATTGGAAATATCTACTCCCATCTGATCCACAATGTAAAACTATCTAGCACTGCATAGCATATAAATGCTactgaatctagacatatataaaactaatggataaatctaaacaaggtTATAAAGTCTTAAAAATGCAGAATTCTCTGAAGATCTGGAATTCGTGACATGACGCTTACCATTGCATCTCAGGAGTAAAAATTCTGAAGCAACTCAAACAAAGTCATACATTTCCGTTATACAACTTCCTGCCGATGAACTGCTCAATTAACAGCAGACTACCAGCATCTGATGCAATTCCAAATAACAAAACAAGCATTTAAAAACAAgtacaaagtacaaaaatgcTTAGCATAGCAGCTGCTGCAAGAAATTCATTCAACTGGACCAAGACGTACAATATGTTACACATATACAAGTGGTGCAGAAGCACTCTGCAACATGGTGATCTTGTTCTAGTGTTTCCAGCCCTTAGAAAAGCCATCTGGACTGTACGGCTCCAAGAATCCAATGAACTGTAATAAATCATGTGGCGGGTGGGCAGTTAAATTACAAAGGTAAAAATGGAAATATTGGAGTCTAAAGTTTTGCAGTCCTTGACTTCAGTACATTTTGGTATCTTAATCATGAACAAAGGTGTAACCTTTGGGTGCTACAGCATGTGTAATCTACAGTAAATTTTGGGCAGGCTCAAGGCTTTGCTCACTACAACAACCTCTGAGAGctctatcttttcgtttctgcttatgcttataaatcaaaattaaaattttcaaccttaaatttaaagtttttttagaggttttcatcatagtttatttttcaacatttggttttagatcgttaagaatatatatataaaagttttattcataaattatttttcatttgcaaatatgaccCCCTAAATTTTGCAGCATGCAACCATgcatatatcaaaataagttatggaatcatcaaaataataataaggtgATACAAGATGAATCAATTATTACATTAAAGACCAGAAGAATCATCAAAGGGACAAAAATTACGTGTACCTTCGAACCATCTTGAGACCATCTAGCACCATAACCTTCTTGCACACGGATTTCATAAACAGGACCATATGGTTGAGTCAGATGAATATTCATCCAACAACATTCACACATCAGCCGGTCAATGATTTCGGATGCAAGTTGGTTCTTTTTTACATCTGAAGACAAATAATGGAACAGTGAACTATATGGCCATAATGGTAGTCTCCAACTGGATGAGAATTAAGCTGGGCCATATCTTTACCACTTCCATGGAAGCTGCCCCACCATCCATTGCTACTCCTGTGAACATGTTTGGCCAATGCCCTTGCAGCATCAGTTAGAGAACAACCATTTACCTCCAATACAATAAGACATCGCCAGTCTTAGTGTAGAAAATTGGAGATTTTGTAATTCTTGAGATAAGTTTGGTTGGGACATGGTGGCAAAATTGATAGAAACATAACCACAGAACATACATTTGGTTGATGTAGTTTCATGCAAGATGATATCAGTACAGATCTTGGAGGAGGTAGTCCATCTTGAACTGTACCAGCAGTTTTCACCATACCGAGGAGTCTACCCAGTCCATCAGAACCCAATCcctgaaaaattataagatataaataggaagaagaagaatattGATAGCTTCCATggtataattattaaaattatgataACTAATGACTACCAGTTCAAAAATATTACTACAGTAAAGGGCATATTATGACTACCAGTTCAGAAGAACTCCTATCTACTGAGTTTGATATGCAAAGGGGCAGATGAGATTGCTTGTTCCAAGGGTTTATATCCTAATGTTAAGAGtgatttaattattcataGTGAAGATTAGTGAATCCAACAAGGTAggtattatatttgttttatcctAAACACTTTAAGAAATAAGAAGAATGTTTcagtaaaatataaacataagcattgAACAACCAAGAAAGGTGGCCTCACAGCAATAAGCTCTGTCATGGTTATGTAAGGTTGAGCAGTAGGCTTAGAAACAGAGATTGCCAAGACTCCATataagttttctttttcttctg is part of the Oryza brachyantha chromosome 11, ObraRS2, whole genome shotgun sequence genome and encodes:
- the LOC102714868 gene encoding dehydrogenase/reductase SDR family member 7 — encoded protein: MLLLALPLAGAAAVAFLLFKFATVDGDLTLVSRGAPRREKVDGKVVWITGASRGIGEVLAMQFAALGAKLILSARNREELERVKHKIINKHPDSRVEVLPMDLSSGEESLKEHVHAAESLFSNAGVDYMIHNAAFERPKRRVLEETEKGLKATFDVNVFGTITLTNLLAPSMMDRGMGHFVVMSSAAGKVPSPGQALYSASKHALNGYFASLRSELCTKGIKVTVVCPGPIETPQSSSATSSSQRPSSEKRVPVERCAELTIVAATHGLKEAWISYQPVLGVMYLVQYMPTVGLWLMDKIGAKRLDVAAKKGNAYSWNLLFGGKKSA